Proteins from one Cicer arietinum cultivar CDC Frontier isolate Library 1 chromosome 3, Cicar.CDCFrontier_v2.0, whole genome shotgun sequence genomic window:
- the LOC101491935 gene encoding glutamate receptor 2.9-like isoform X1: MGRNSSLQLIVCFYVLHLLTWLRVQRCHCLVPQRSIMSIGGVLDLVSLMGKQQQIGMEIAVQEFNNHLGFPKMDLKIKDSHGNSAQVIASVMDLSQSNQGLAIIGTITHNEANLASEFSDTIKNIPILSLTSSAVRPELLSPRLPHFIQVGNDINIHMQCIAAIVGEFKWKKVTIIYELNNGFSSDPGLLLSLSYSLRHVGSEIENHLAFPSLSTLSDPKTTIENELNKLKKKSNRVFLIVHSSLEIASMVCEKAKQIGLMEKGSVWIIPDEVAGLLDAVNSSVILNMQGIVGFKTHFIETSEAFTKFKFKFQRRFALEYPEEDNIHPSIFALQAYDATWAIVDAANKSSQSKFSLEQFSENILSSNFDRLSGKTLSKNGQLLQPPSFNIINVIGKSYREMAFWAPTIGFSKNIVNHKIMEINLNNDSSEVFRTIYWPGGLQLVPKGHNNEEKSLKIAIPSNGAFTQFVNVTYDQSKNETSITGFSISVFEAAVKHLPYDLHYNFVPFSGSYDEMVDQVYNKTWDAAVGDTSIVAYRYHLVDFSQPYVESGLHMVVTEQPAKSKEAWMFLDAFTKEMWLTMAAMHIFVGVVIWLIEREENADLRGFGSILWFLVTVLFYAHREPIRRPLARTVLAPWLIAIFIVTNSFIASLTSITIAQVKPSVLNIQTLKERNSPVGCDGNSFIVKHLTEALKFKPENIRKINSMSDYLAAFENKDIEAAFFVAPHAKVFLAKYSCMGLIKAGNTFRLGGFGFVFPKGSSLAADISEALLNMIESGETEQLEKNMLNEIENGNKVNCSSLESNKGKSNSSIGLQPFLVLFSICSTFAIIGFLYHMVCLLVKNVETLTSQIVVTLTQLWRIWRWTTKYFSRCCSKLQSKMMRRVSSCTEIRSAEENVTSNSQHSPVMVEFVDIVLAAHAS, translated from the exons TTATGGATCTCTCACAGAGCAACCAAGGGCTAGCCATCATTGGAACTATTACACACAATGAAGCAAATTTGGCAAGTGAATTCAGTGACACCATAAAGAACATTCCTATTTTGTCTCTAACATCATCTGCGGTCAGACCAGAATTATTATCTCCTAGATTGCCACATTTCATCCAAGTAGGTAATGATATTAACATTCACATGCAATGCATTGCAGCAATTGTAGGAGAATTTAAATGGAAAAAGGTGACAATAATATATGAACTTAATAATGGGTTTTCCTCTGATCCAGGATTACTACTTAGCCTCTCTTATTCTCTTAGACATGTTGGTTCTGAGATTGAAAACCACTTAGCTTTTCCTTCCTTATCAACTCTTTCAGACCCAAAAACTACAATTGAAAATGAGCTTAATAAGCTGAAAAAGAAGAGTAATAGGGTTTTCTTAATTGTTCATTCTTCTTTAGAGATTGCCAGCATGGTTTGTGAGAAAGCAAAGCAAATAGGTTTGATGGAAAAAGGTTCTGTGTGGATTATCCCAGATGAGGTTGCAGGCTTGCTTGATGCAGTTAACTCTTCTGTTATCTTGAACATGCAAGGTATTGTAGGATTTAAAACACACTTCATAGAAACGAGTGAGGCTTTTACAAAgtttaaattcaaattccaaAGAAGGTTTGCACTAGAATACCCTGAAGAAGATAACATTCACCCAAGTATCTTTGCACTTCAAGCATATGATGCAACTTGGGCTATTGTTGACGCTGCAAATAAATCATCACAAAGTAAGTTCAGTCTTGAACAATTCTCAGAAAATATTTTGTCAAGTAATTTTGACAGACTAAGTGGAAAGACTTTATCAAAGAATGGGCAATTGCTTCAACCGCCATCCTTCAACATAATTAATGTGATAGGGAAAAGTTATAGAGAAATGGCGTTTTGGGCTCCAACAATTGGTTTTTCCAAGAACATTGTTAACCATAAGATAATggaaataaacttaaataatgaTTCTAGTGAAGTTTTTAGAACAATTTATTGGCCTGGAGGCTTGCAATTGGTTCCGAAGGGTCACAATAATGAGGAAAAGTCATTGAAAATAGCTATACCTTCCAATGGTGCCTTTACTCAATTTGTGAATGTGACATATGATCAGAGCAAAAATGAAACTTCCATCACTGGTTTCTCTATCAGTGTCTTTGAAGCAGCTGTCAAACATTTACCTTATGATTTACATTACAATTTTGTTCCCTTCAGTGGCTCCTACGATGAAATGGTTGATCAAGTCTACAATAAG ACATGGGATGCTGCTGTTGGTGATACATCAATAGTTGCATATAGATATCATCTAGTGGACTTCTCACAACCTTATGTTGAATCTGGCCTCCACATGGTGGTTACTGAACAACCAGCAAAATCAAAAGAAGCATGGATGTTTTTGGATGCCTTTACAAAAGAGATGTGGCTGACAATGGCAGCTATGCATATTTTTGTAGGAGTTGTTATTTGGTTGATTGAACGAGAAGAAAATGCAGATCTAAGGGGATTTGGCTCCATTCTTTGGTTTTTAGTCACTGTACTATTTTATGCACATA GAGAACCAATAAGAAGACCATTGGCTCGAACCGTGTTGGCGCCTTGGCTAATTGCTATTTTCATTGTGACAAATAGTTTCATAGCAAGTTTGACATCCATAACTATTGCACAAGTAAAGCCATCTGTGTTAAATATTCAGACCCTTAAAGAAAGAAACTCACCAGTTGGGTGTGATGGAAATTCATTTATTGTGAAGCATTTGACAGAAGCACTAAAATTCAAGCCTGAGAACATTAGGAAAATAAATTCCATGAGTGACTACCTTGCTGCCTTTGAGAACAAGGATATAGAAGCTGCCTTCTTTGTCGCACCTCATGCAAAAGTCTTTCTAGCAAAGTACTCATGTATGGGCCTCATCAAAGCAGGGAACACTTTCAGGCTTGGTGGCTTTGGTTTT GTATTTCCAAAAGGTTCCAGTTTGGCTGCCGACATATCAGAGGCACTGCTGAATATGATAGAGAGTGGAGAAACAGAACAACtagaaaaaaatatgttgaatGAGATTGAGAATGGAAACAAAGTCAATTGTTCTTCTTTAGAGAGCAACAAGGGGAAAAGTAATTCATCAATTGGCCTTCAGCCATTCCTTGTTCTGTTTTCAATCTGTTCTACTTTTGCTATTATTGGTTTTTTATATCACATGGTTTGTTTGTTGGTGAAGAATGTAGAGACCTTGACAAGCCAAATAGTTGTAACATTAACACAATTATGGCGAATATGGAGATGGACAACCAAATATTTTTCTCGGTGTTGTTCGAAACTCCAATCAAAGATGATGAGAAGAGTAAGCAGTTGCACAGAAATAAGAAGTGCAGAGGAGAATGTCACTAGTAATAGTCAGCATAGCCCAGTGATGGTTGAGTTTGTTGATATAGTACTGGCTGCTCATGCTTCATGA
- the LOC101494113 gene encoding uncharacterized protein, translated as MTSNFVKLEKFDGGNFIRWQKKMKFLLTTLKVVYVLNTTRPLEKEVETLAETRERQKGDNDDYICMSHILNRMSDSLFDIYQSSISAKELWEKLESRYMQEDATSKKFLKRKNKDKNSSATKDNLVAVISELNMIEDVESWWIDSGATRHVCKNKELFKTIDEEDGSILYMGNASIVQVKGKGTVEIEFTSGKVLTLKDVFYVPDVRMPPKTRNPTIREIVDESISQAQGFRQRGCVSVRARNRCRANVGERGLNADVEVPRRRRENPAREEFAAGLQGLQQVVQQLVGVVVGQQQEGDQRHENVNGQQELKPPTFSGSSATQDPQQFIDSLERLWRALDCSEVRAVELTSFQLIGVAHGRQVGSPPLAWREFSQLFMARFLLESVRDGLAHEFERLEQTEGMTVLEYSARFTQLSRHVPYPITEEMHVKRFIRGLKDYLFRSVVWSNCSTFAEVLSLALLIEQRQKEKGGNRQDSHKKQRIEGSYSNYSNRGGGSMFGYQGQQGLMSQRGGHSGQSSRTVQIRRSDSGAASQSRKKEAIDKIHIRSKGLKDLTGQQGLTSQRDGHGGQSSRTVQIRRSDSGAASQSIFPQRHSGVSATRCSTCGRFHFGNCSRDGNAKVCYQCGQIGHIRRDCPIDTTHPSSSYASTPTTLASSQTHSAFVRKSGNSYVRGSGTFQQRGRGFGGRGQIPAGRGQARVFALTRQDAQTSNAVVTCILSICSRDAHVLFDPGATHSFVSSWFATRLGKCLSSLEEPLVVATPVGGNLLAKSVYRSCDITIDGKVLPVNLVVIDLIDFDVILGMDWLALHHVTLDCHNKVVKFEIPRQSVFSFQGAHCWVPHNQISALRASKLMRRGCQAYLDLVKDTQVAEEELEKIPIAYEFPDVFPEELPRLPLDREIEFSIDLVPNTILYLYLLIKKDGSMRLCVDYRQLNKVTMKNKYMLPRIDELFDQLQGAQCFSKIDLRSGYHQLKIKRDDITKTTFRTRYRHYEFLVMSFGLTNAPAAFMDLMNRFWLDSVAFLGHVVSKNGISVFPSKVEAVQNWPRPTTVKEIRSFLGLAGYYRRFVKDFSKIASPLTRLTQKKEYLTLAPILALPVGGESYAVYCDASRVGRDCVLMQQGKVIAYASRQLKRHEVNYLTHDLEMAVVIFAIKIWRHYLYGETCEIYTDHKSLKYSCYIAEVKRPIIKEFQDVVESGIQLELGHSRLFLAHVQIRPTIVDDIKEAQSQDPYLVNMVNNVQNGKISYFLVDFDGVLRLKARLCVPNVCGLRRKILEEAHHSSYTIHPGSNKMYQDLRKLYWWEGMKRDVADFVSRCLVCQQVKAEHQKPVGLLQPVEIPEWKWEVIAMDFVTGLPRTQRGYDSVWIKIISLHGVPVSIISDRGAQFTAQFWKSFQTSLGTRLKLSTTFHPQTDDQS; from the exons atgacttctaattttgtgaagttgGAGAAATTCGATGGAGGAAATTTTATCCGTTGgcagaaaaagatgaaatttctCCTTACAACTTTGAAGGTGGTGTATGTTCTGAACACCACAAGACCGTTGGAGAAGGAAGTGGAAACATTAGCAGAAACAAGAGAAAGACAGAAGGGGGACAATGATGACTATATATGCATGAGCCATATTCTTAACAGAATGTCTGACTCCTTATTCGATATATATCAAAGTAGCATTTCTGCAAAGGAACTATGGGAGAAATTAGAGTCAAGATACATGCAAGAAGACGCTACAAGTAAGAA GTTCTTGAAAAGGAAGAACAAAGACAAGAATTCAAGTGCAACAAAAGATAATCTTGTTGCTGTCATTTCCgaactcaacatgattgaagatgttgaatCTTGGTGGATAGACTCTGGTGCTACCCGCCATGTGTGCAAAAATAAAGAACTATTTAAGAccattgatgaagaagatggaagTATTTTGTACATGGGAAATGCCTCAATTGTCCAAgtcaaaggaaaaggaacaGTGGAGATTGAATTCACTTCCGGAAAAGTACTTactcttaaagatgtattttatgttcCTGAT GTGAGAATGCCACCCAAGACTAGGAATCCTACTATAAGGGAAATTGTTGATGAATCAATTTCTCAAGCTCAAGGCTTTCGTCAACGAGGTTGCGTTTCAGTTCGCGCTCGAAATAGGTGTAGAGCTAATGTTGGCGAACGTGGTTTGAATGCTGATGTTGAGGTACCTAGGAGGAGGCGCGAAAATCCAGCCAGGGAAGAGTTTGCTGCTGGTTTGCAGGGATTACAGCAGGTTGTGCAACAACTTGTTGGGGTTGTCGTCGGACAACAACAGGAGGGTGATCAAAGGCATGAAAATGTCAATGGTCAACAAGAG CTTAAACCCCCTACTTTTTCTGGGTCTAGTGCAACTCAAGATCCACAACAATTCATTGACAGTCTAGAGCGGCTTTGGAGAGCATTGGATTGTTCTGAGGTCAGAGCAGTAGAACTGACATCATTTCAACTAATAGGCGTGGCACATGGTAGACAAGTGGGGTCACCTCCGTTAGCATGGAGAGAGTTCTCTCAGTTGTTCATGGCTCGTTTTCTTCTGGAGAGTGTTAGAGATGGATTAGCTCATGAGTTTGAGCGATTGGAGCAAACAGAGGGTATGACAGTTTTAGAGTATAGTGCTCGTTTTACACAGCTCTCTAGACACGTTCCTTATCCTATCACTGAGGAGATGCATGTTAAGAGATTCATTAGAGGATTAAaggattatttatttagatctGTCGTTTGGTCGAATTGTTCTACTTTTGCTGAGGTTTTGAGTTTGGCCCTTTTGATTGAGCAACGACAGAAGGAAAAAGGAGGCAATAGACAAGATTCACATAAGAAGCAAAGGATTGAAGGATCTTACAGTAACTATTCAAACCGCGGTGGTGGATCTATGTTTGGTTATCAGGGGCAACAAGGACTCATGTCTCAAAGGGGTGGTCATAGTGGGCAGTCTTCTAGGACAGTGCAGATTCGTAGATCAGATTCTGGAGCAGCATCACAATCCAGGAAAAAGGAGGCAATAGACAAGATTCACATAAGAAGCAAAGGATTGAAGGATCTTACA GGGCAACAAGGACTCACGTCTCAAAGGGATGGTCATGGTGGGCAGTCTTCTAGGACAGTGCAGATTCGTAGATCAGATTCTGGAGCAGCATCACAATCCATTTTCCCTCAGAGACATTCTGGTGTTTCAGCTACACGATGTTCTACTTGTGGTAGGTTTCACTTCGGGAATTGTTCTAGAGATGGTAATGCTAAGGTGTGCTACCAATGTGGCCAAATAGGTCACATCAGGAGGGATTGTCCTATAGACACGACACATCCATCCTCTAGTTATGCATCAACACCAACAACTTTGGCATCTTCTCAGACTCATTCTGCATTTGTGCGTAAgagtggaaattcttatgtcAGAGGTTCAGGAACATTTCAGCAACGAGGTAGAGGATTTGGTGGTAGAGGTCAGATACCAGCAGGAAGAGGTCAGGCTCGAGTGTTTGCTTTGACTCGTCAGGATGCTCAGACATCCAATGCAGTAGTTACATGTATACTTTCTATATGTTCTAGAGATGCTCATGTTTTGTTTGATCCTGGAGCTACACATTCTTTTGTATCCTCGTGGTTTGCTACTCGTCTTGGTAAATGTTTATCTTCTTTAGAAGAGCCTTTAGTTGTAGCTACACCTGTTGGAGGAAATTTGCTTGCTAAGTCGGTGTATCGTTCTTGTGATATAACTATTGATGGCAAGGTGTTGCCGGTAAATTTAGTAGTTATTGACTTGATAGATTTTGATGTGATTTTGGGTATGGATTGGTTGGCTTTGCATCATGTCACTTTGGATTGTCATAACAAAGTGGTGAAATTTGAGATACCAAGACAATCAGTCTTCTCGTTTCAAGGAGCACATTGTTGGGTACCACATAACCAAATCTCAGCATTGAGAGCTAGCAAGTTAATGAGAAGAGGTTGTCAAGCGTACTTAGACTTGGTAAAGGATACACAAGTTGCTGAAGAGGAATTGGAGAAAATTCCAATAGCATATGAATTTCCAGATGTTTTTCCTGAAGAACTTCCTAGGTTGCCACTTGATAGGGAGATCGAGTTCTCTATAGACTTAGTTCCTAACACCATCCTATATCTATACCTCCTTATC aagaaagatggaTCCATGCGGCTATGTGTAGACTACCGACAGTTGAATAAAGTAACTATGaagaataaatatatgttaCCTCGCATTGATGAGTTGTTTGACCAACTTCAAGGAGCTCAATGTTTTTCTAAGATTGATTTGCGGTCGGGGTATCACCAATTGAAGATTAAGAGGGATGACATAACGAAGACAACTTTCCGCACGCGTTATAGGCATTATGAATTTCTGGTTATGTCCTTTGGGCTTACTAATGCCCCAGCAGCTTTCATGGATTTGATGAATCGc TTTTGGCTGGATAGTGTGgcatttttaggacatgtggtGTCTAAGAATGGAATAAGTGTATTTCCAAGTAAGGTGGAAGCAGTCCAGAATTGGCCTAGACCTACCACAGTGAAGGAGATTCGGAGTTTTCTTGGTTTAGCCGGTTATTATCGACGTTTTGTGAAGGATTTCTCAAAGATTGCATCTCCGTTGACTAGGTTGACCCAGAAGAAA gaGTACTTGACGTTAGCACCTATTTTGGCATTACCTGTAGGTGGTGAAAGTTAtgcagtttattgtgatgcttctagAGTTGGTCGCGATTGTGTACTTATGCAACAAGGTAAAGTTATTGCCTATGCATCTAGACAACTCAAGAGGCATGAAGTGAACTATCtcacacatgatttggaaatggcTGTAGTTATCTTTGCTATTaagatttggaggcactatCTATATGGTGAAACTTGTGAGATTTATACTGATCATAAGAGTCTTAAGTAT TCTTGCTATATAGCAGAAGTAAAGAGGCCAATAATTAAAGAATTTCAAGATGTTGTTGAAAGTGGAATTCAATTGGAACTTGGTCATTCGAGGTTATTTTTAGCCCACGTACAAATTCGTCCAACCATAGTTGATGATATCAAGGAAGCTCAAAGTCAAGACCCATACTTGGTGAATATGGTAAATAATGTTCAAAATGGTAAAATTTCATACTTTTTAGTTGATTTTGATGGTGTGCTGAGATTGAAGGCTCGACTGTGTGTTCCAAATGTTTGTGGCTTAAGGAGAAAAATTTTAGAGGAGGctcatcattcttcttatactATTCACCCTGGTTCTAAtaagatgtatcaagacttgAGAAAATTGTATTGGTGGGAAGGGATGAAGAGAGACGTAGCAGATTTTGTCTCTAGGTGCTTAGTGTGTCAACAAGTAAAGGCTGAACACCAAAAGCCTGTGGGGTTACTTCAACCTGTTgaaatacctgaatggaagtgggaagTCATCGCTATGGATTTTGTCACAGGATTACCACGAACCCAAAGGGGTTATGACTCGGTGTGG ataaaaattatCTCTTTGCATGGTGTACCAGTGTCTATTATTTCTGATCGTGGGGCTCAATTTACTGCTCAATTTTGGAAGTCGTTCCAAACTTCATTAGGAACTCGTTTGAAGCTTAGCACCACTTTTCATCCTCAAACAGATGATCAATCTTAA